One Leifsonia shinshuensis DNA window includes the following coding sequences:
- the nusG gene encoding transcription termination/antitermination protein NusG has product MSETNRDDVDWATAAEQSSEDDEAQTGNVLERDEESSDAAEHEALHIVAEDGTEIDLDAVLDAMAEAVDPEADRAVDEALEVDSAEEAEAAQEAVEDEDEVAADPYEEFRAELRAKFGKWYVIHSYAGFERRVKSNIENRMVSMNMEDFIFEVQVPMEDVVEIKNGQRKMVNRVRIPGYVLVRMDLNEDSWSVVRHTPGVTGFVGNAHNPTPLRFEEAFSMLKSLVQVEQAPAKGAAKGQKAAARVIPAEVDFEIGETITIKEGSFAGLPGSISEIKPESGKLTVLVSLFERETPVELSFDQVTKL; this is encoded by the coding sequence GTGTCTGAGACGAACCGCGACGACGTCGACTGGGCGACCGCTGCCGAGCAGTCCTCCGAAGACGACGAGGCGCAGACGGGCAACGTCCTGGAGCGCGACGAGGAGTCGTCCGACGCCGCCGAGCACGAGGCGCTGCACATCGTCGCCGAAGACGGCACCGAGATCGACCTGGACGCGGTCCTCGACGCGATGGCCGAGGCCGTCGACCCCGAGGCCGACCGCGCCGTCGACGAGGCCCTCGAGGTCGACTCCGCCGAAGAGGCCGAGGCCGCTCAGGAGGCCGTCGAGGACGAGGACGAAGTCGCCGCCGACCCGTACGAGGAGTTCCGCGCCGAGCTGCGCGCGAAGTTCGGCAAGTGGTACGTCATCCACTCCTACGCCGGCTTCGAGCGCCGCGTGAAGTCCAACATCGAGAACCGCATGGTCTCGATGAACATGGAGGACTTCATCTTCGAGGTCCAGGTCCCCATGGAGGACGTGGTCGAGATCAAGAACGGCCAGCGCAAGATGGTCAACCGCGTGCGCATCCCCGGCTACGTGCTGGTGCGCATGGACCTCAACGAGGACAGCTGGTCGGTCGTCCGTCACACCCCGGGTGTGACCGGCTTCGTGGGCAACGCCCACAACCCGACCCCGCTGCGCTTCGAAGAGGCCTTCTCGATGCTCAAGAGCCTCGTGCAGGTCGAGCAGGCTCCGGCCAAGGGCGCCGCGAAGGGCCAGAAGGCCGCCGCGCGCGTCATCCCCGCCGAGGTCGACTTCGAGATCGGCGAGACCATCACCATCAAGGAAGGCTCGTTCGCTGGCCTGCCTGGCTCGATCAGCGAGATCAAGCCGGAGAGCGGCAAGCTCACCGTGCTCGTGTCGCTCTTCGAGCGCGAGACCCCGGTCGAGCTCAGCTTCGACCAGGTCACGAAGCTCTAG
- a CDS encoding ATP-binding protein, translating into MASTPATPSGAVNPGRTPRPPLARPRDCLVGGVSVALADHLGWPVTAVRWIFVGTALLSGAGVLLYLWLWALTPLREAAPGDPDEPVTRRVNVPWVLAAIGAAAGVAAIVLVSAGAPGSAFGAVLTSILLVVAAVVWDQLVDDQNLVPSPLAPATFRLAAGGFLVALALVLSGMQAGRSSGYLWLAIIGATFAGAAVLVAPWALRLWRELIAERTARVREEQRAEMAAHLHDSVLQTLALIQNRAGASSEVGRIARAQERELRDWLYAEGADGVAQEASDLATELREVAAALEVDHAVHFDVVSVGEPVLRAPAELAAAAREAMLNAARHAGGDVSVYVESGAGAADVFVRDRGPGFDIAALPEGRLGVRESIVGRMRRAGGHATVTSRETGTEIHLTVELPAERE; encoded by the coding sequence ATGGCCAGCACTCCCGCGACCCCCTCCGGCGCGGTGAACCCGGGGCGCACCCCGCGCCCTCCGCTCGCGCGCCCGCGCGACTGCCTGGTCGGCGGCGTGAGCGTGGCGCTGGCCGACCACCTCGGCTGGCCGGTCACCGCCGTGCGCTGGATCTTCGTCGGCACCGCCCTGCTCAGCGGCGCCGGCGTTCTGCTCTACCTCTGGCTCTGGGCGCTGACGCCGCTGCGGGAGGCGGCCCCCGGCGACCCGGACGAGCCCGTCACCCGGCGCGTGAACGTGCCGTGGGTGCTCGCCGCGATCGGTGCGGCCGCGGGGGTCGCGGCGATCGTCCTGGTCTCCGCCGGCGCTCCCGGCTCGGCGTTCGGCGCCGTCCTCACCTCGATCCTGCTGGTGGTCGCCGCGGTGGTCTGGGACCAGCTCGTGGACGACCAGAACCTCGTGCCGTCGCCGCTCGCGCCCGCGACCTTCCGGCTCGCGGCGGGCGGTTTCCTGGTCGCGCTGGCCCTGGTGCTCAGCGGGATGCAGGCCGGCCGTTCGTCGGGATACCTGTGGCTCGCCATCATCGGCGCCACCTTCGCGGGCGCGGCCGTGCTCGTCGCGCCCTGGGCGCTGCGGCTCTGGCGCGAGCTGATCGCCGAGCGGACGGCGCGCGTCCGCGAGGAGCAGCGCGCCGAGATGGCGGCGCACCTCCACGACTCCGTGCTGCAGACGCTCGCGCTCATCCAGAACCGGGCGGGGGCCTCCAGCGAGGTCGGCCGGATCGCGCGTGCCCAGGAGCGCGAGCTGCGCGACTGGCTGTATGCGGAGGGCGCGGACGGCGTGGCGCAGGAGGCCTCCGACCTCGCGACGGAGCTCCGCGAGGTGGCCGCGGCGCTGGAGGTCGACCACGCCGTCCACTTCGACGTGGTGAGCGTGGGGGAGCCGGTGCTCCGTGCTCCGGCCGAGCTGGCGGCGGCGGCCAGGGAGGCGATGCTCAACGCGGCCAGGCACGCCGGAGGCGATGTCTCGGTGTACGTGGAGTCCGGCGCCGGCGCCGCCGACGTGTTCGTCCGCGACCGCGGTCCCGGCTTCGACATCGCCGCGCTCCCGGAGGGCCGGCTGGGCGTGCGCGAGTCGATCGTCGGCCGGATGCGCCGGGCGGGAGGCCACGCCACCGTGACGTCCCGGGAGACCGGCACCGAGATCCACCTGACCGTCGAGCTGCCGGCCGAGCGAGAATGA
- a CDS encoding PspC domain-containing protein produces the protein MVNDSTTPPPSDGVPPHGSAAGAQAPYGGPQSGLSGRGTRFFDWMRSLGVTRTDGWIGGVCAGIAYRIGIDPLIVRGILVVAALLGAPAILFYALAWALLPDRDGRIHLQRLFEGEFEPPMVAIGVLVVLSLLPWSDGIWWFGASFGHDPGWGDAVGRIVWTLIVLAAAVAVVVFAGRQADRRSWSGSAGGATSPSAGTASGTTPASGAPSAAAAATVPDTAAAPAAPAVPPAPAVATVAEPTAPPAPAAGASEQEVTDWRARQAQWKAEHDQWKQRLSEDMRAVKAQRSAQLRAQASAANAQAASRRVAYRAANPRVGAAIGWLSVGLALVAGALTWALWGPLTGLPGYGLTAALAAATLVFGLTVLIAGIARRRSGFLIFLGILLAALTVLAALLPTSRAARVDASVATGSTLSATPTASASYLQAVGDTTLDLSKAVTASGTPEVNLAKGPGRTTVIVPADATVRLEAATVSAVTVTDPSGDTQVHQCEAAPFGGCSTNLVVGPAGAPEAIVRVAQIDAIHVERVQQ, from the coding sequence ATGGTGAACGACAGCACGACCCCTCCTCCGTCCGACGGCGTCCCGCCGCACGGCTCCGCCGCCGGCGCGCAGGCGCCGTACGGCGGCCCGCAGTCCGGGCTCTCCGGCCGCGGCACCCGCTTCTTCGACTGGATGCGCAGCCTCGGCGTCACGCGCACGGACGGCTGGATCGGCGGCGTCTGCGCTGGCATCGCGTACCGCATCGGGATCGACCCGCTGATCGTCCGCGGCATCCTGGTCGTGGCCGCACTGCTCGGCGCGCCCGCCATCCTCTTCTACGCCCTCGCCTGGGCGCTGCTGCCGGACCGCGACGGCCGCATCCACCTGCAGCGGCTGTTCGAGGGCGAGTTCGAGCCCCCGATGGTCGCGATCGGGGTGCTCGTGGTCCTCTCGCTGCTGCCGTGGTCCGACGGGATCTGGTGGTTCGGGGCCTCGTTCGGGCACGACCCGGGATGGGGCGACGCGGTCGGGCGGATCGTCTGGACGCTGATCGTCCTCGCGGCCGCCGTCGCGGTGGTCGTGTTCGCCGGACGCCAGGCCGACCGCCGGTCGTGGAGCGGGAGCGCTGGAGGCGCGACCTCGCCGTCCGCCGGGACGGCATCGGGGACGACGCCCGCATCCGGCGCACCGTCGGCCGCGGCCGCGGCGACCGTGCCGGACACGGCCGCGGCCCCGGCGGCCCCTGCCGTCCCCCCGGCGCCCGCCGTCGCCACGGTCGCCGAGCCGACCGCGCCTCCCGCCCCGGCCGCCGGCGCGAGCGAGCAGGAGGTCACCGACTGGCGTGCCCGCCAGGCGCAGTGGAAGGCCGAGCACGACCAGTGGAAGCAGCGCCTCTCCGAGGACATGCGCGCCGTGAAGGCGCAGCGATCGGCCCAGCTCCGGGCGCAGGCGTCCGCGGCCAACGCCCAGGCGGCCTCCCGGCGCGTGGCCTACCGCGCCGCCAACCCGAGGGTCGGCGCCGCGATCGGCTGGCTGTCGGTCGGGCTGGCGCTGGTCGCCGGGGCCCTCACGTGGGCGCTCTGGGGCCCGCTCACCGGCCTTCCCGGTTACGGCCTGACCGCCGCCCTGGCCGCCGCGACGCTGGTCTTCGGGCTCACCGTCCTCATCGCCGGGATCGCCCGCCGGCGCAGCGGGTTCCTGATCTTCCTCGGCATCCTGCTCGCAGCGCTCACCGTGCTGGCCGCGCTGCTGCCGACCTCCCGGGCAGCCAGGGTGGACGCGAGCGTCGCCACCGGGAGCACGCTCTCCGCGACCCCCACCGCGAGCGCGAGCTACCTCCAGGCCGTCGGCGACACCACCCTCGACCTCTCGAAGGCCGTGACGGCCTCCGGGACGCCGGAAGTGAACCTCGCCAAGGGTCCTGGGCGGACCACCGTGATCGTCCCCGCGGACGCCACCGTGCGCCTGGAGGCCGCGACGGTCTCCGCGGTGACCGTGACGGACCCCTCCGGCGACACCCAGGTGCACCAGTGCGAAGCCGCGCCCTTCGGCGGCTGCTCCACGAACCTGGTGGTCGGGCCGGCCGGCGCTCCGGAGGCCATCGTCCGCGTCGCGCAGATCGACGCCATCCACGTCGAGCGAGTCCAGCAGTGA
- a CDS encoding nucleotidyltransferase family protein gives MVKEAGVPSAPPAVPDPTLLLTAAVARLAASIGVRLIVIKGIAADEYGLRPRHVSSDVDVLVSPDDHVTLLATLEARGWRRRPHDPDVDTFPLHSASMFHPEWAADIDAHFRYPGLEAAGVFERVWAQRTTVWCGNQPVCLPSLADAIMIGAVHAIRSRFFRRHREELEFLVGRCSAMDVTLLLERAEELGALATARPFLERLKPWEADYDWGEASAEWRLRTEFPESSQRRALLWKQASPRERLGKLRLALFPPPSALIKETTQQRLGLPQLVGRYVRRWIRGARALPKALAVMRASGRRDG, from the coding sequence ATGGTGAAAGAGGCCGGCGTCCCGTCCGCCCCTCCGGCGGTTCCCGATCCGACCCTGCTGCTCACCGCCGCCGTCGCGCGGCTGGCGGCCTCGATCGGCGTCCGGCTGATCGTCATCAAAGGGATCGCCGCCGACGAGTACGGTCTCCGCCCCCGGCACGTCAGCAGCGACGTCGACGTGCTCGTATCCCCCGACGACCACGTCACTCTGCTCGCGACGCTGGAGGCCCGCGGTTGGCGCCGGCGGCCCCACGACCCGGACGTCGACACCTTTCCGCTCCACAGCGCGAGCATGTTCCACCCCGAGTGGGCGGCCGACATCGACGCGCACTTCCGCTATCCGGGCCTGGAGGCCGCCGGCGTCTTCGAACGGGTCTGGGCACAGCGCACGACCGTGTGGTGCGGCAACCAGCCGGTCTGCCTCCCCAGCCTGGCCGACGCGATCATGATCGGCGCGGTCCACGCGATCCGGTCGCGCTTCTTCCGGCGGCACCGCGAGGAGCTCGAATTCCTCGTCGGGCGCTGCTCCGCCATGGACGTCACGCTCCTCCTGGAACGTGCGGAGGAGCTCGGCGCGCTCGCCACCGCCCGGCCGTTCCTGGAGCGCCTCAAGCCGTGGGAGGCGGATTACGACTGGGGCGAGGCCTCCGCCGAGTGGCGGCTGCGCACCGAGTTCCCCGAGTCGTCGCAGCGGCGAGCGCTGCTGTGGAAACAGGCGTCGCCGCGCGAGCGGCTCGGCAAGCTGCGTCTCGCGCTCTTCCCGCCGCCCTCCGCGCTCATCAAGGAGACCACGCAGCAGAGGCTCGGGCTCCCGCAGCTCGTCGGGCGGTACGTCCGGCGCTGGATCCGCGGAGCGAGAGCGCTCCCGAAGGCGCTGGCCGTGATGCGGGCGAGCGGCCGGCGCGACGGCTGA
- a CDS encoding sugar transferase yields MARPDSQRPQTLTGRLRAARVLVLADALVVGGVLATAHLVRFGSRNDAFWIGPLDTSYVVVSILIGVIWLAMVATLNGYVSWPKRLNGPSYWPPVRATVWLVALLAVGSLVIQLDLSRVYLAFAMPLGMLGLLAVRFVCRSWIYAHRARGRYIRRALVVGTPERVAELAAVFAERAARVAVDVVATTGIENARGPYLRRLVERYRVDIIVLTEERDGANVRQLLWDVEGAGAVVWLSIDVPELAAPRAEYFPIDRLPIVEVAPADRSITRRRAKRVFDVVLSGVALTLLLPVIAVCAVVIRLDSPGPAFFRQARVGRDGTQFGIVKLRTMRMNAEKEVADLLHRNEAAGPLFKIKDDPRVTRVGTFLRRTSIDELPQLWNVLRGEMSLVGPRPPLPSEVAEYDRDSHRRLIVKPGMTGLWQVSGRSDLSWEQGVRLDLFYVENWSVAGDLQILFQTVGVVLRPNGAY; encoded by the coding sequence ATGGCCCGGCCGGACTCACAACGCCCGCAGACGCTGACGGGCCGCCTGCGCGCCGCGCGCGTCCTCGTCCTCGCGGACGCGCTCGTCGTCGGAGGCGTGCTCGCCACCGCGCACCTCGTCCGCTTCGGCAGCCGCAACGACGCCTTCTGGATCGGTCCGCTCGACACGTCGTATGTGGTGGTCTCGATCCTGATCGGGGTGATCTGGCTCGCCATGGTCGCCACGCTCAACGGGTACGTGTCGTGGCCGAAGCGGCTCAACGGCCCCTCCTACTGGCCCCCGGTCAGGGCGACGGTCTGGCTCGTCGCCCTCCTCGCGGTCGGCTCCCTCGTCATCCAGCTCGACCTGTCGCGGGTCTACCTGGCGTTCGCCATGCCGCTCGGGATGCTCGGCCTGCTCGCCGTCCGCTTCGTCTGCCGGTCCTGGATCTACGCGCACCGCGCACGCGGACGCTACATCCGGCGCGCGCTCGTCGTCGGCACGCCGGAGCGCGTCGCGGAGCTCGCGGCGGTCTTCGCCGAGCGCGCGGCGCGGGTCGCGGTCGATGTCGTCGCGACGACCGGCATCGAGAACGCCCGCGGGCCGTACCTGCGCCGGCTGGTCGAGCGGTACCGGGTCGACATCATCGTCCTGACCGAGGAGCGCGACGGGGCGAACGTCCGCCAGCTGCTCTGGGACGTGGAGGGCGCAGGCGCCGTGGTCTGGCTCTCCATCGACGTGCCGGAGCTCGCCGCGCCGCGCGCCGAGTACTTCCCGATCGACCGGCTCCCCATCGTGGAGGTCGCGCCCGCCGATCGCTCCATCACGCGGCGGCGGGCGAAACGCGTGTTCGACGTCGTGCTGAGCGGTGTCGCGCTGACGCTGCTGCTGCCGGTCATCGCCGTCTGCGCCGTGGTGATCCGGCTCGACAGCCCCGGCCCCGCCTTCTTCCGCCAGGCGCGGGTCGGACGCGACGGCACGCAGTTCGGCATCGTGAAGCTCAGGACCATGCGGATGAACGCCGAGAAGGAAGTCGCGGACCTTCTGCACAGGAACGAGGCCGCAGGCCCCCTGTTCAAGATCAAGGACGACCCACGCGTGACCCGCGTCGGCACGTTCCTGCGCCGCACCTCCATCGACGAGCTCCCGCAGCTCTGGAACGTGCTCAGGGGCGAGATGAGCCTCGTCGGTCCCCGTCCGCCGCTGCCGTCCGAGGTGGCGGAGTACGACCGGGACAGCCACCGCCGGCTCATCGTCAAGCCGGGCATGACCGGGCTCTGGCAGGTGAGCGGGCGCTCCGACCTGTCCTGGGAGCAGGGCGTGCGGCTGGACCTCTTCTACGTGGAGAACTGGTCGGTGGCCGGGGACCTCCAGATCCTGTTCCAGACGGTCGGCGTGGTGCTCCGTCCGAACGGGGCGTACTGA
- the rplA gene encoding 50S ribosomal protein L1 yields the protein MAQKSKAYRAAADKIEAGKFYTPTEAVTLAKETGSAKFNSTVEVALKLGVDPRKADQMVRGTVILPHGTGKTARVIVFATGPAAEAAIAAGADEVGGSDLIEKVAGGYTDFDSAVSTPELMGQVGRLGKVLGPRGLMPNPKTGTVTPDVAKAVSDIKGGKIEFRVDKHANVHFVVGKAGFTAEQLDENIKAALDEVVRLKPSAAKGRYIQKGAVSTTFGPGIPLDVNAI from the coding sequence ATGGCACAGAAGTCCAAGGCCTACCGGGCCGCGGCCGACAAGATCGAGGCCGGCAAGTTCTACACCCCCACCGAGGCCGTCACCCTCGCGAAGGAGACCGGCTCCGCCAAGTTCAACTCGACCGTCGAGGTCGCGCTGAAGCTCGGCGTGGACCCGCGCAAGGCGGACCAGATGGTCCGAGGTACCGTCATCCTTCCTCACGGTACCGGCAAGACCGCGCGCGTCATCGTGTTCGCGACCGGCCCGGCCGCTGAGGCCGCCATCGCCGCGGGCGCCGACGAGGTCGGCGGCTCCGACCTGATCGAGAAGGTCGCCGGCGGTTACACCGACTTCGACTCGGCCGTCTCCACCCCGGAGCTCATGGGCCAGGTCGGCCGTCTCGGCAAGGTGCTCGGCCCGCGCGGCCTGATGCCGAACCCGAAGACCGGCACGGTCACCCCGGACGTCGCGAAGGCCGTCTCCGACATCAAGGGCGGAAAGATCGAGTTCCGCGTCGACAAGCACGCCAACGTCCACTTCGTGGTCGGCAAGGCGGGCTTCACCGCCGAGCAGCTCGACGAGAACATCAAGGCCGCCCTCGACGAGGTCGTCCGTCTCAAGCCGTCCGCCGCGAAGGGCCGCTACATCCAGAAGGGCGCCGTGTCGACCACGTTCGGCCCGGGCATCCCGCTGGACGTCAACGCGATCTGA
- the rplK gene encoding 50S ribosomal protein L11 — translation MAPKKKVTGLIKLQIKAGAANPAPPIGPALGQHGVNIMEFCKAYNAATEAQRGNVIPVEITVYEDRSFTFILKTPPAAELIKKAAGVPKGSGVPHTTKVGKLTKDQVREIAEQKMVDLNANDIDAASKIIAGTARSMGITVEA, via the coding sequence ATGGCACCGAAGAAGAAGGTCACCGGTCTGATCAAGCTTCAGATCAAGGCCGGCGCCGCCAACCCGGCCCCGCCGATCGGCCCGGCCCTGGGTCAGCACGGCGTGAACATCATGGAGTTCTGCAAGGCGTACAACGCCGCGACCGAGGCCCAGCGCGGCAACGTCATCCCGGTGGAGATCACCGTCTACGAGGACCGTTCGTTCACGTTCATCCTCAAGACCCCGCCGGCCGCCGAGCTGATCAAGAAGGCCGCGGGCGTCCCCAAGGGCTCCGGCGTGCCGCACACCACCAAGGTCGGCAAGCTGACCAAGGACCAGGTGCGCGAGATCGCCGAGCAGAAGATGGTCGACCTCAACGCCAACGACATCGACGCGGCGTCGAAGATCATCGCAGGCACCGCCCGTTCGATGGGCATCACGGTCGAGGCGTAA
- the secE gene encoding preprotein translocase subunit SecE translates to MARKVIDEPSEEVVANAKKERAARRNPFARIALFIRQVIGELKKVVTPTRKELLSYTGVVLVFVVIMMAIVSLLDWVFGLGVVWVFGNPK, encoded by the coding sequence GTGGCCCGAAAGGTAATCGACGAGCCGAGCGAGGAAGTCGTCGCCAACGCCAAGAAGGAGCGTGCCGCGAGGCGCAACCCCTTCGCGCGGATCGCCCTGTTCATCCGGCAGGTCATCGGCGAACTCAAGAAGGTCGTCACGCCGACGCGCAAGGAGCTCCTGAGCTACACCGGCGTCGTGCTCGTCTTCGTGGTGATCATGATGGCGATCGTGTCCCTGCTCGACTGGGTGTTCGGCCTCGGCGTGGTGTGGGTCTTCGGGAATCCGAAGTAA
- a CDS encoding arsenate reductase/protein-tyrosine-phosphatase family protein: MPGSGFSVLFVCTGNICRSAMAERLLTARIGDSASGRRAGEGEVVVRSAGTRAVVGRSMSSQTRPRVRAFGGDPDGFVATQLTESSIAAADLVLGLTQDHTTRVTALDPGAFSRTFTLREFARAVEGFAEGDPRDPARWRELTDRAVDARRHGRLPPRADDDIDDPYGRPDEAFDEMARRLVPAIDILAGQRATA; encoded by the coding sequence ATGCCAGGGAGCGGGTTCTCCGTCCTGTTCGTGTGCACCGGCAACATCTGCCGGTCCGCGATGGCCGAACGGCTCCTGACGGCGCGAATCGGCGACTCCGCGTCCGGCCGCCGCGCGGGCGAGGGGGAGGTCGTGGTCCGGAGCGCGGGAACCCGCGCGGTGGTCGGCCGGTCGATGTCGTCGCAGACGCGTCCTCGGGTGCGCGCGTTCGGCGGCGATCCGGACGGCTTCGTCGCGACCCAGCTCACCGAGTCCTCGATCGCCGCGGCCGACCTCGTCCTCGGCCTGACGCAGGACCACACGACGCGCGTCACAGCGCTCGACCCTGGCGCGTTCTCCCGCACGTTCACACTGCGGGAGTTCGCCCGCGCGGTCGAGGGGTTCGCCGAGGGCGATCCCCGCGATCCCGCCCGGTGGCGCGAGCTCACCGACCGCGCCGTGGACGCCCGGCGCCACGGCCGGCTCCCGCCGCGCGCGGACGATGACATCGACGACCCGTACGGCCGGCCGGACGAGGCCTTCGACGAGATGGCCCGCCGGCTCGTCCCGGCGATCGACATCCTGGCCGGGCAGCGGGCGACCGCATGA
- a CDS encoding LCP family protein, with the protein MTVSDSDGDDGSPVAARSSRRQERRRAERKRRRRVWIWITAAALVIVLPVAIIGGYLLWLGSSFDDTVGRIRNAFPKDAGRPAAVAGATNFLLIGSDSRSGLHDSLSGAPTGERSDTLMLVHIPADRSGIVIVSLMRDLWVPIPGHGEAKLNAAFSWGGVPLTVQTVEGLLGARIDHVMVADFGGFGAISTALGGVKVWSDKAFTSKNMPGYSFEKGENRLEGSAALAFVRERYSFADADYQRVRNQQAFVRGTLQGFISAGTLTNPGRTQSSISTLARYLAVDEGMTASVAGSLALGFRGLTSDAIHTLTLPTAGTGTSPDGQSIVYVDEARAVTLRKALASDDVIPAITSGALGDGRN; encoded by the coding sequence ATGACCGTGTCCGACAGCGACGGCGACGACGGCTCCCCGGTTGCTGCACGGTCCTCGCGACGGCAGGAGCGGCGTCGCGCGGAGCGCAAGCGACGGCGCCGGGTCTGGATCTGGATCACCGCAGCCGCGCTCGTCATCGTGCTGCCGGTCGCGATCATCGGCGGGTACCTGCTCTGGCTCGGGTCGTCGTTCGACGACACGGTGGGACGCATCAGGAACGCCTTCCCGAAGGACGCCGGCCGCCCGGCCGCAGTGGCCGGCGCGACCAACTTCCTGCTCATCGGATCGGACTCCCGCAGCGGTCTCCACGACTCGCTGTCGGGTGCGCCGACGGGCGAGCGGTCCGACACGCTCATGCTGGTCCACATCCCGGCGGACCGCTCCGGGATCGTCATCGTCTCGCTGATGCGCGATCTGTGGGTCCCCATCCCCGGCCACGGCGAGGCCAAGCTCAACGCCGCCTTCAGCTGGGGAGGAGTCCCGCTGACCGTGCAGACGGTCGAGGGGCTGCTCGGCGCGCGGATCGATCACGTGATGGTCGCGGACTTCGGAGGGTTCGGCGCGATCTCCACAGCGCTCGGCGGCGTGAAGGTCTGGTCCGACAAGGCGTTCACGTCCAAGAACATGCCGGGCTACAGCTTCGAGAAGGGCGAGAACCGGCTCGAAGGATCGGCCGCTCTCGCGTTCGTCCGCGAGCGGTACTCATTCGCCGACGCCGACTATCAGCGCGTCCGCAACCAGCAGGCCTTCGTGCGCGGCACGCTCCAGGGCTTCATCAGCGCCGGGACCCTGACGAACCCGGGCCGGACGCAGTCCTCGATCTCGACCCTCGCGCGGTATCTGGCGGTCGACGAGGGGATGACCGCGTCGGTCGCCGGGTCGCTCGCGCTCGGCTTCCGTGGCCTGACATCCGACGCGATCCACACGCTCACGCTGCCCACGGCCGGAACGGGCACGTCCCCGGACGGGCAGTCGATCGTCTACGTCGACGAGGCGCGCGCCGTGACCCTCAGGAAGGCGCTCGCCTCCGACGACGTCATACCGGCGATCACGAGCGGCGCGCTCGGCGACGGAAGGAACTGA
- a CDS encoding LuxR C-terminal-related transcriptional regulator, which translates to MTDATAPRPITVVIVDDHSIFRSGLRSDLDDRLHVVAEAQDVDGAVEAILRTQPDVVLLDVHLPGGAGGGGAEVLRRTAAEHHGTRFLALSVSDAAEDVVGVIRGGARGYLTKGSSGRQVSDAVVAVAGGDAVFSPKLAGFVLDAFGAAAGEQAESTDELDRLSAREREVMRLIARGYAYKEVAAELFISVKTVETHVSAVLRKLQLSSRHELTAWALERKLL; encoded by the coding sequence ATGACCGACGCCACCGCACCGCGCCCGATCACGGTCGTGATCGTCGACGACCACTCGATCTTCCGCTCCGGCCTGCGGTCCGACCTCGACGACCGCCTCCACGTCGTCGCGGAGGCGCAGGACGTCGACGGCGCTGTCGAGGCGATCCTGCGGACGCAACCGGACGTCGTGCTCCTCGACGTCCACCTGCCGGGCGGCGCGGGTGGAGGCGGCGCGGAGGTGCTCCGCCGCACCGCCGCAGAGCACCACGGCACCCGGTTCCTGGCGCTCAGCGTCTCCGACGCGGCGGAGGACGTCGTCGGCGTGATCCGCGGCGGCGCCCGCGGCTACCTGACCAAGGGCAGCTCCGGGCGGCAGGTCAGCGACGCGGTCGTGGCTGTGGCGGGAGGCGACGCGGTCTTCTCGCCGAAGCTCGCCGGCTTCGTGCTCGACGCGTTCGGCGCGGCCGCGGGGGAGCAGGCGGAGAGCACCGACGAGCTCGACCGGCTCTCCGCGCGCGAGCGGGAGGTCATGCGGCTGATCGCGCGCGGCTACGCGTACAAGGAGGTCGCCGCCGAGCTCTTCATCTCGGTGAAGACCGTCGAGACCCACGTCTCGGCCGTGCTCCGCAAGCTCCAGTTGTCCTCCCGGCACGAGCTCACCGCGTGGGCGCTCGAGCGCAAGCTGCTCTGA